The sequence ACAATGATTGCTGGGAGTTTGGTATCTTCGGGAACGCCGTGATGTGGTGGCTTGCGACACCGTAAATCAGGTATGCGAGAGCAGCCGCGGAAGCGATAACGGCCGCGATCAGGGCCTTCTCGGCGATGATCAAGAAAGGCCCGACAACCCGCGCCTTCGGCCCGCCCTCCTGAGGGGTACGCCTCGCCCTGGTACTACCGACGCGTTGAGGCATGGTCGTCTCCCCGCCTGGCAATCGAGTTTACCACAAGGCGCACATGCGCACAAGCGCACCCGCTTTCCGAGGTCACACCCTCCTATTCCCTCGCGTTGACAGCGACCTGCGGCGGTGCTATAGTCGAAGCATGCACAAGCGCCCGGGTGATGACCGCGCGCGCACGACGTTCGAGGAAGCCAAAGGTGCCGATATACGAGTTTAGATGCTCCGCCTGCGACCACGAATTCGAGGCCTTGTGCCGCATGGGCTCCGGTGGCAGAGGCGCCGCCTGCCCCCGCTGCGGCAAGCGGCGGCTGCGTCGGCTGCCATCAAGGTTCAGCGCGCGTTCGGGGGATGGAGCCGGCAGCGCGGCCGCCGCCGCCGGCAGCGGCTGTGCGAGTTGCTCGAGTCGGAATTGCTCCACCTGCCGGTAGCGCGATCTGGCGGGCCGAGCAGGCGAGAGACAGAAAAGGCGACCGGGGGCGCGATGATCACCATCCAGGATTTCCAGAAGCTGCAGATTCGCGTGGGCGAGGTCATCGCCGCCGCCAAGGTGCCGGGGGCGGACAAGCTGCTCCAGCTCACGCTCGACTTCGGCGACGAGGCGCGCACCGCGGTCGCCGGCATCGCCTTGTGCTACCAGCCACAGCAGCTCGTCGGCAAGCGCGTGGTTGCCATCACCAACCTCCAGCCCGCCGTTATCCGCGGCCTGCGCTCCGACGCCATGATCCTGGCCTGCGGCGACGAGCGCGACCTCTCGGTGGTGATGACCGACCCCGAGCGCCCCGCGCCCAAGGGCGCAATCGTGCGCTGAGGTTTACCGGGCAGCGCCGGGCTCCACCGACGCTCGCACCCGCACGCAGCCCCCTTCGTCCGCGCCTCAGCCGCGCCGCGTCGCCGCCGGCCCGCAACGCCCATCCTGTGCCCCGGCGAGACTGCGGAATCCCCAGAGGTTGTGGAATATACCATCGCATGCTCCGGGCGCGAGGGGACAGTTCCCCGTCGCCCAGGGTAGCGCCCAGGGCTGGGGCGGGAAGGAACTGTCCCCTCCCGGGCAGGTGCAGCAATGGCCGCACAACAGGCAAACCAGGCGGTGATCGAGCGGGCCGAACGCCTGCGCGCCGAGCATCGCGCAGCGGAGCGCAAGTCGGAGATGCTGACGCTGGTTACCTTCCGCCTGGGGCGCGAGACCTATGCGCTGGCTGCCCACCAGGTGCGGGGCGTCATCACGCGGCAGACGGTGGTGCCCATTCCTTCCACCCCGCCGCACCTGCTGGGGATTACGAACTTCCGGGGCGAGATTCTGCCCGTATTCGATCTCACGGTACTGCTGGGTCTGGGCACGGCGCCGACGGCGCCCGATTACCTGCTGATCGCGCGCCCGGGCCCGGACACGGCGGCGCTGGGATGTGATAGCTGTCCGGAGGTGGTGCAGATAGCGGCGGATGAGATCAAGCCGCCGGTTTCGGCCAGCGCCGCGCCGGACGCCCGCTACCTGCGCGGGCAGGCACTGGTGGCGGGGGGCATGCTGCGCGTGCTTGACGCGGACCAGGTGCTGCGGTACTAAGGCAATGACACGAGGCGGCCCGGCACAGCCCGGGCTCGCGAACGCGGTGGGCATCTGTGGCGGAGGCTGCGCGGGACCGACAACCTACCCTTGGGGTTGCCCCCCCGATCACCGCCGGCGAGCCCCTGCCGGAGGCCCTGCAGGTCGTCCTCTTCCGCGCGGGTGGCGTGCTGTTTGCGGTGCCGGCCAACGAGGTGGAGCAGGCCCGGCGGCGCGACGACGACCGCGCCGCCGACGTTGATCTCGCGGCGGCGCTCGGCGGGGGCCCGCGGGACCGCGCAGGGATGGCGTTGATCGTGCGACACCAGGGAAATCACCTGCGCCTGCTGGCGGATGAGGTGCTGAAGGTAGCGGCGCTGCCGTTGGCGGTCATCTACCCGCTGCCGCGCCTGGTCGCCGAAAGCCAGCGCGGCGGCTACGTCAGCGGCGTCGCGATCTGCGGCGACGAGCTGGTTCTCATCCTCGACGCGGGCGCGCTCGAGCGGGAAACAAGCGCCGCGGCGGTTGCCGGCCTCGCGCCCAGCGGCATCGAGGGATAGACCACAGCACATGCCTGAGCAATTCGAGCTGGCGCGCTTCCTCGAGACCTTCGTCACCGAGGCCAGGGAGCGCCTGAGTCGCATCGAGCGGGGAGTGATGCGCCTGGAGCACGGGCCGGGCGACCCCGACCTGTTCGGCGAGCTGCTGCGCGAGGCGCACACGCTCAAGGGCTCGGCGCGCATGATCGGGCTCATGCGGGTGGACGAGCTCGCCCACCGGCTGGAGGAGGTCATCGGCGGCGTACGCGACCTCGGCGAGCAGCCGCCGCGGCCGGCGATTGATGTCATGCTCGAGGCCGCCGACGCGCTCAAGGCGCTGGTGGAAGAGGCGGCCGGCGGTCCCCAGGCGGCGGACACGGCGGAGCTGACGAAGCGCATGGGGCGCTGGGGAGGGCAGGCGGCCGCGGCCGCGTCGGGCGCCGCCGAAACGCTGTTTTCGCCGACC comes from Armatimonadota bacterium and encodes:
- a CDS encoding chemotaxis protein CheW; the encoded protein is MAEAARDRQPTLGVAPPITAGEPLPEALQVVLFRAGGVLFAVPANEVEQARRRDDDRAADVDLAAALGGGPRDRAGMALIVRHQGNHLRLLADEVLKVAALPLAVIYPLPRLVAESQRGGYVSGVAICGDELVLILDAGALERETSAAAVAGLAPSGIEG
- a CDS encoding methionine--tRNA ligase subunit beta — translated: MITIQDFQKLQIRVGEVIAAAKVPGADKLLQLTLDFGDEARTAVAGIALCYQPQQLVGKRVVAITNLQPAVIRGLRSDAMILACGDERDLSVVMTDPERPAPKGAIVR
- a CDS encoding chemotaxis protein CheW; translation: MAAQQANQAVIERAERLRAEHRAAERKSEMLTLVTFRLGRETYALAAHQVRGVITRQTVVPIPSTPPHLLGITNFRGEILPVFDLTVLLGLGTAPTAPDYLLIARPGPDTAALGCDSCPEVVQIAADEIKPPVSASAAPDARYLRGQALVAGGMLRVLDADQVLRY
- a CDS encoding zinc ribbon domain-containing protein, with the protein product MTARARRSRKPKVPIYEFRCSACDHEFEALCRMGSGGRGAACPRCGKRRLRRLPSRFSARSGDGAGSAAAAAGSGCASCSSRNCSTCR